One Hordeum vulgare subsp. vulgare chromosome 4H, MorexV3_pseudomolecules_assembly, whole genome shotgun sequence DNA window includes the following coding sequences:
- the LOC123449985 gene encoding metalloendoproteinase 1-MMP-like — translation MSSSALPFFLFFFFFFLHLLLLPPCCVCCSRHLLLHAGAGANSSSSLADMLQVTHGGANGSVTDGLRRYLARFGYASSAPDDADGRVVVSLYQSTLGLPVTGRLDAPTLDLLATPRCGVPDLQHSSQANATATATARFAFFDGQPRWARAPGHFLLTYAVLSTPPYQPLPLPRKAVRGAFRAAFARWARVIPVRFRETRDYNTADVRVGFLAGDHGDGEPFDGPLGVLGHAFSPPSGQLHLDAAERWAVGDLDAAGAGAVDLESVATHEIGHVLGLAHSSAPDAVMYPSLKPRTRKAELTLDDVRGVQALYGSNPRFSLSSLSEPDTSSASASAPAAAITRSPGKKTTIVLLLLLLC, via the coding sequence ATGTCCTCCTCTGctctccccttcttcctcttcttcttcttcttcttcttgcaccTCCTGCTGCTTCCACCATGCTGCGTCTGCTGCTCCCGGCACCTCCTCCtccacgccggcgccggcgccaactcctcctcctcgctggcggACATGCTCCAGGTCACCCACGGCGGCGCCAACGGCAGCGTCACCGACGGCCTGAGGCGCTACCTGGCGCGCTTCGGCTACGCGTCCTCCGCGCCTGACGACGCCGACGGCCGGGTCGTGGTGAGCCTCTACCAGTCCACCCTCGGCCTCCCCGTCACCGGCCGCCTCGACGCCCCCACCCTCGACCTCCTCGCCACCCCGCGCTGCGGCGTCCCGGACCTCCAACACAGCTCCCAAGCgaacgccaccgccaccgccaccgcccgctTCGCCTTCTTCGACGGCCAGCCGCGGTGGGCGCGGGCGCCGGGCCACTTCCTGCTGACCTACGCCGTGCTCTCCACCCCGCCCTACCAGCCCCTCCCGCTGCCCCGCAAGGCCGTGCGGGGGGCCTTCCGCGCCGCGTTCGCGCGCTGGGCGCGCGTCATCCCGGTGCGGTTCCGCGAGACGCGGGACTACAACACGGCGGACGTCCGCGTGGGgttcctcgccggcgaccacgGCGACGGCGAGCCCTTCGACGGGCCGCTCGGCGTGCTCGGCCACGCCTTCTCCCCGCCCAGCGGCCAGCTCCACCTCGACGCCGCCGAGCGCTGGGCCGTCGGGGACCTggacgccgcgggcgccggcgcCGTCGACCTGGAGTCGGTGGCCACGCACGAGATCGGCCACGTGCTGGGCCTCGCGCACTCGTCGGCCCCGGACGCCGTCATGTACCCGAGCCTCAAGCCGCGGACGCGCAAGGCGGAGCTCACCCTCGACGACGTCCGCGGCGTGCAGGCGCTCTACGGCTCCAACCCGCGCTTCAGCCTCAGCTCCCTCTCCGAGCCCGACacctcctccgcctccgcctccgccccgGCGGCGGCCATCACCAGGTCGCCCGGGAAGAAGACGACCATCGTCCTGCTCCTGCTGCTTCTCTGCTAG
- the LOC123449986 gene encoding 2-oxoglutarate-dependent dioxygenase 11-like, whose amino-acid sequence MESLPVPSVQAMVAATGGADVPLRYLRPAEAVTGDGEAQIPIIDHRRLLLELDRRGEESARLHSACQDWGFFQLINHTVPDDVVEGMKASIQEFFRLPAETKKRFTQELGQLEGYGQLFVVSEDQKLDWADMLYLYTQPPESRNKKFWPDQPANFRSMLDRYSGAVKEITDTLLATMSENLGLKQEVIADRCVGGVQSVRMNYYPPCAQADKVIGFSPHSDADLLTLVLQVNHVQGLQIKRNGSWFPVKPVEGALIVNIGDIFEIFTNGWYRSIEHRAVVNPKEERLSVAAFHSPNIHAMIGPLKEITAREGGEEEAYKTLDHENFMRLFFATKLEGKSFLDRMKLN is encoded by the exons ATGGAATCTCTCCCCGTCCCGAGCGTTCAGGCCATGGTGGCGGCCACCGGCGGAGCCGATGTGCCGCTGAGGTATCTCCGGCCAGCGGAGGCGGTCACCGGTGACGGCGAGGCCCAGATCCCGATCATCGACCACCGGAGGCTGCTGCTGGAGCTGGACCGCCGTGGCGAGGAGTCTGCACGCCTCCACAGCGCCTGCCAGGACTGGGGCTTCTTCCAG CTAATTAATCACACTGTCCCAGACGATGTGGTGGAGGGAATGAAGGCCAGCATCCAAGAATTCTTCCGGTTACCCGCGGAGACGAAGAAGCGATTCACGCAGGAGTTGGGGCAGCTGGAAGGCTACGGTCAGCTGTTCGTCGTCTCGGAGGATCAGAAGCTTGACTGGGCTGACATGCTTTACCTCTACACGCAGCCACCTGAGAGCAGGAACAAAAAGTTCTGGCCTGACCAGCCTGCCAACTTCAG ATCGATGCTGGATAGATACTCTGGTGCTGTGAAGGAGATAACGGATACCCTTTTGGCTACAATGTCGGAGAACTTGGGACTGAAACAAGAGGTGATTGCTGACAGATGCGTGGGCGGAGTGCAGTCTGTCAGGATGAACTACTACCCGCCATGCGCCCAAGCAGACAAAGTCATCGGCTTCTCCCCGCACTCTGACGCGGATCTCCTGACTCTTGTCCTCCAAGTGAACCATGTCCAAGGCTTGCAGATCAAGAGGAATGGCAGCTGGTTTCCCGTCAAGCCTGTCGAGGGCGCTCTCATCGTCAACATTGGGGATATCTTTGAG ATCTTCACGAATGGGTGGTACAGGAGCATCGAGCACCGAGCCGTCGTCAACCCGAAGGAAGAACGGCTGTCGGTCGCGGCGTTCCACTCCCCAAACATCCACGCCATGATAGGTCCTCTGAAGGAAATTACGGCACGTGAAGGCGGGGAAGAAGAGGCGTACAAGACGCTGGACCACGAGAACTTCATGAGGCTTTTCTTCGCAACGAAGTTGGAGGGGAAGAGCTTCTTAGATCGGATGAAGCTAAACTAG